From Mycobacterium lacus, one genomic window encodes:
- the pks13 gene encoding polyketide synthase Pks13 (Pks13 is a key enzyme in mycolic acid biosynthesis.), with protein MSEIAESQENLPANKTDITVPEMRQWLRNWVGKAVGKSPDDIDESVPMVELGLASRDAVAMAADIEDLTGVTLSVAVAFQHPTIESLATRIVEGEPEQADDSDAVDWTRPGPAERVDIAIVGLSTRLPGDMNSPEETWQALLEGRDGITDLPEGRWSEFLEEPRLAARVASARTRGGYLRDIKGFDSEFFAVAKTEADNIDPQQRMALELTWEALEHARIPASSLRGEAVGVYVGSSTNDYSFLAVSDPTVAHPYAITGTSSSIIANRVSYFYDFRGPSVTIDTACSSSLVAVHQGVQALRNGEADVVIAGGVNALITPMVTLGFDEIGAVLAPDGRIKSFSAEADGYTRSEGGGMLVLKRVDDARRDGDQILAVIAGSAVNHDGRSNGLIAPNQDAQADVLRRAYKDAGIDPRTVDYIEAHGTGTILGDPIEAEALGRVVGRGRPADRPVLLGAVKTNVGHLESAAGAASMAKVVLALQHDKLPPSINFAGPSPYIDFDALRLKFTDTATDWPRYGGYALAGVSSFGFGGANAHVVVREVLPRDVIEREPEPEAMAPAEPAPAEAPTYEGHALRFDEYGEIITDSAAAEEGEPELPGVTEEALRLKAAALEELAVQEVSPPLIPLAVSAFLTSRKKAAAAELADWMESPEGRASSLESIGRSLSRRNHGRSRAVVLAHDHDEAVKGLRAVAEGKQRPNVFSVDGPVTNGPVWVLAGFGAQHRKMGKSLYLRNEVFAEWIEKVDALVQDELGYSVLELILDDAQDYGIETTQVTIFAIQIALGELLRHHGAKPAAVVGQSLGEAACAYFAGGLSLRDATRAICSRSHLMGEGEAMLFGEYIRLMALVEYSADEIKTVFCDFPDLEVCVYAAPTQTVIGGPPEQVDAIIARAEAEGKFARKFATKGASHTQQMDPLLGELAAELQGIKAMSPTCGIYSTVHEGSYIKPGSDPIHDVDYWKKGLRHSVYFTHGIRNAVDSGHTTFLELAPNPVALMQVGLTTAAAGLHDAQLIPTLARKQDEVESMISTMAQLYVYGHDLDMRTLFTRASGPEDYANIPPTRFKRKEHWLPAHFSGDASVIMPGTHVALPDGRHVWEYAPRAGDTDLAALVKAAATQLLPDAQLTAAEQRAVPGEGARLVTTMTRHPGGASVQVHARIDESFTLVYDALVARAGSESVLPTAVGAGTAIAAPAAVPVAPEAPVEEPEAETLTDSLTTRYISDMGRWSPDSGETIADRLGAIVGAAMGYEPEDLPWEVPLIELGLDSLMAVRIKNRVEYDFDLPPIQLTAVRDANLYNVEKLIEYAVEHRDEVQQLHEHQKTQTAEEIARAQAELLHGKTAETPAEPAPPPASEVPLPPAPTDPRGPSGDGQPNLAAAADALNPEAVAKALNSDVPPRDAAERVTFATWAIVTGKSAGGIFNPLPKLDEATAAKMAQRLSERAEGPITAEDVLSSSNIEALADKVRGYLEAGTIDGFVRTLRARPEGSPKLPVFVFHPAGGSTVVYEPLLGRLPADTPMYGFERVEGSIEERAAAYVPKLVEMQGDGPYILVGWSLGGVLAYACAIGLKRLGKDVRFVGLIDAVRAGEEIPQTKEEIRKRWDRYARFAEKTFNVTIPEIPYEQLEELDDEGQVRFVLEAVSQSGVQIPAGIIEHQRTSYLDNRAIDTAEIQPYDGHVTLYMADRYHDDAIMFEPRYATRKPDGGWGEYVSDLEVVPIGGEHIQAIDEPIIAKVGEHMSRALEDIEAEQRAASEH; from the coding sequence ATGTCTGAGATAGCCGAATCCCAGGAGAACCTGCCCGCCAACAAGACAGATATCACCGTCCCCGAGATGCGGCAGTGGCTGCGCAATTGGGTGGGCAAGGCGGTGGGCAAGTCACCCGACGACATCGACGAATCGGTGCCGATGGTGGAGCTGGGCCTAGCGTCCCGGGATGCCGTGGCGATGGCCGCCGACATCGAAGACCTCACCGGTGTCACGCTGTCGGTCGCGGTGGCCTTCCAGCATCCGACCATCGAATCGTTGGCCACGCGGATCGTCGAGGGCGAGCCCGAACAGGCCGACGACTCGGATGCTGTCGATTGGACGCGCCCCGGCCCCGCGGAGCGCGTCGACATCGCGATTGTGGGCCTGTCGACCCGGCTGCCCGGCGACATGAACAGCCCGGAGGAGACCTGGCAAGCACTGCTCGAGGGCCGCGACGGGATCACGGACCTGCCCGAGGGCCGCTGGTCGGAGTTTCTCGAAGAGCCGCGGCTGGCCGCGCGCGTCGCTTCGGCGCGCACCCGTGGCGGCTACCTGAGGGACATCAAGGGCTTCGACTCCGAGTTCTTCGCGGTGGCCAAGACCGAAGCCGACAACATCGACCCGCAGCAGCGGATGGCGCTGGAGTTGACCTGGGAGGCGCTCGAGCACGCCCGCATCCCGGCCTCCAGCCTGCGCGGCGAGGCCGTCGGCGTGTACGTCGGCAGCTCGACCAACGACTACAGCTTCCTGGCCGTGTCCGACCCAACGGTCGCCCACCCGTACGCCATCACGGGCACCAGCAGCTCGATCATCGCCAACCGGGTGTCCTACTTCTACGACTTCCGCGGACCGTCGGTCACTATCGACACCGCGTGTTCGAGTTCGCTGGTGGCCGTGCATCAGGGGGTGCAGGCGCTGCGCAACGGCGAGGCCGATGTCGTCATCGCCGGCGGGGTGAACGCCCTGATCACTCCCATGGTGACGCTGGGTTTCGACGAGATCGGCGCGGTGCTGGCCCCCGACGGCCGGATCAAGTCCTTCTCCGCCGAGGCCGACGGCTACACCCGGTCCGAGGGTGGGGGCATGTTGGTGCTCAAGCGGGTCGACGACGCCCGCCGCGACGGCGACCAGATCCTGGCCGTGATCGCCGGCAGCGCGGTCAACCACGACGGCCGGTCCAACGGCCTGATCGCGCCCAACCAGGACGCCCAGGCCGACGTGCTGCGCCGGGCCTACAAGGACGCCGGCATCGATCCGCGCACGGTCGACTACATCGAGGCACACGGCACCGGCACCATCCTGGGTGACCCGATCGAGGCCGAGGCGTTGGGCCGGGTGGTCGGCCGGGGCCGTCCCGCCGATCGACCGGTGCTGCTGGGCGCGGTGAAGACGAACGTCGGACACCTGGAGTCGGCGGCCGGCGCGGCCAGCATGGCCAAGGTGGTGCTGGCGCTGCAGCACGACAAGCTGCCGCCGTCGATCAACTTCGCCGGGCCCAGCCCGTACATCGACTTCGACGCGCTGCGCCTGAAGTTCACCGACACGGCCACCGACTGGCCGCGCTACGGCGGCTACGCCCTGGCCGGGGTGTCGAGCTTCGGGTTCGGCGGCGCCAACGCGCACGTGGTGGTGCGCGAGGTGTTGCCGCGTGACGTGATCGAACGTGAGCCGGAGCCGGAAGCCATGGCCCCCGCCGAACCGGCCCCGGCTGAGGCGCCCACATACGAAGGCCACGCGCTGCGGTTCGACGAGTACGGCGAGATCATCACCGACAGCGCCGCGGCCGAGGAGGGCGAGCCGGAACTGCCGGGCGTGACCGAGGAGGCGCTGCGGCTGAAGGCGGCGGCGCTGGAAGAGCTTGCGGTCCAAGAAGTTTCGCCCCCACTGATCCCGCTGGCGGTGTCGGCGTTCTTGACCTCCCGCAAGAAGGCCGCCGCCGCCGAGCTGGCGGACTGGATGGAAAGCCCCGAAGGCCGGGCGTCGTCGCTGGAGTCGATCGGACGATCGCTGTCGCGGCGCAACCACGGCCGCTCCCGCGCGGTGGTGCTGGCCCACGACCACGACGAGGCCGTCAAGGGCCTGCGCGCGGTCGCCGAGGGCAAGCAGCGGCCGAACGTGTTCAGTGTCGACGGCCCGGTGACCAACGGCCCGGTGTGGGTGCTCGCCGGATTCGGCGCGCAGCACCGCAAGATGGGCAAGAGCCTCTACCTGCGCAACGAGGTCTTCGCCGAGTGGATCGAAAAGGTCGACGCCCTGGTGCAGGACGAGCTGGGCTACTCGGTGCTCGAGCTGATCCTGGACGACGCGCAGGACTATGGCATCGAGACCACCCAGGTCACCATCTTTGCGATCCAGATCGCGCTGGGGGAGCTGCTCCGCCATCACGGCGCCAAGCCCGCCGCGGTGGTCGGCCAGTCGCTGGGTGAGGCAGCCTGCGCCTACTTCGCCGGCGGGCTGTCGCTGCGCGACGCCACCCGGGCGATCTGCTCGCGCTCGCACCTGATGGGCGAGGGCGAGGCGATGCTGTTCGGCGAGTACATCCGGTTGATGGCGTTGGTGGAGTACTCCGCCGACGAGATCAAGACGGTGTTCTGCGACTTCCCCGATCTCGAGGTGTGCGTGTACGCCGCGCCCACCCAGACCGTGATCGGCGGCCCGCCCGAGCAGGTGGACGCGATCATCGCCCGCGCGGAAGCCGAGGGCAAGTTCGCCCGCAAGTTCGCGACCAAGGGCGCCAGCCACACCCAGCAGATGGACCCGCTGCTCGGCGAACTCGCCGCCGAGCTGCAGGGCATCAAGGCGATGAGCCCGACATGCGGGATCTACTCGACCGTGCACGAGGGCAGCTACATCAAGCCCGGCAGCGACCCGATCCACGACGTCGACTACTGGAAGAAGGGGCTGCGGCATTCCGTCTACTTCACCCACGGGATTCGCAACGCCGTCGACAGCGGGCACACGACGTTCCTGGAGCTGGCGCCCAACCCGGTGGCGCTGATGCAGGTCGGTCTGACCACGGCCGCCGCCGGCCTGCATGATGCCCAGCTGATCCCGACGCTGGCTCGCAAACAGGACGAGGTCGAGTCGATGATCTCGACCATGGCGCAGCTGTACGTCTACGGCCACGACCTGGACATGCGTACTCTGTTCACTCGCGCGTCTGGCCCAGAGGACTACGCGAACATTCCGCCGACGCGGTTCAAGCGCAAAGAGCACTGGCTGCCCGCGCACTTCTCCGGTGATGCGTCGGTGATCATGCCGGGCACCCACGTCGCGCTGCCGGACGGCCGCCACGTCTGGGAATACGCGCCGCGGGCCGGCGATACTGATCTGGCTGCGTTGGTGAAAGCCGCTGCGACGCAGCTGCTTCCGGACGCTCAGTTGACCGCTGCCGAGCAGCGTGCGGTGCCGGGCGAGGGCGCGCGGCTGGTGACGACGATGACGCGGCACCCCGGCGGCGCTTCGGTTCAGGTGCACGCGCGCATCGACGAGTCCTTCACGCTGGTCTACGACGCCCTGGTGGCTCGCGCCGGTTCGGAATCGGTGTTGCCGACGGCAGTCGGTGCGGGCACGGCGATTGCCGCGCCGGCCGCTGTGCCGGTGGCCCCGGAAGCCCCGGTCGAGGAGCCAGAGGCGGAAACCCTGACCGACAGCCTGACCACCCGCTACATATCCGACATGGGCCGATGGTCACCCGATTCGGGCGAGACGATCGCGGATCGACTGGGCGCCATCGTCGGGGCGGCCATGGGTTACGAGCCCGAGGACCTGCCCTGGGAGGTGCCGCTGATCGAACTGGGCCTGGACTCGCTGATGGCGGTGCGAATCAAGAACCGGGTGGAGTACGACTTCGACCTGCCGCCGATTCAGTTGACCGCGGTGCGCGACGCCAACCTCTACAACGTCGAGAAGTTGATCGAGTACGCGGTCGAGCACCGCGACGAGGTTCAGCAGCTGCACGAGCATCAGAAGACGCAGACCGCCGAAGAGATCGCCCGGGCACAGGCCGAGTTGCTCCACGGCAAGACCGCCGAGACACCGGCGGAGCCCGCACCGCCGCCGGCGTCGGAAGTCCCGCTTCCGCCGGCGCCGACGGACCCTAGGGGCCCGTCCGGTGACGGGCAGCCGAACCTTGCGGCCGCCGCCGATGCGCTCAACCCGGAAGCGGTGGCCAAGGCACTCAACTCCGACGTGCCGCCACGTGATGCCGCCGAGCGGGTCACGTTCGCGACCTGGGCGATCGTCACCGGCAAGTCGGCGGGCGGCATCTTCAACCCGCTGCCCAAGCTGGACGAGGCCACCGCGGCCAAGATGGCGCAGCGGCTCTCCGAGCGTGCCGAAGGGCCGATCACCGCCGAGGACGTGCTGAGCTCGTCCAACATCGAGGCGTTGGCCGACAAGGTGCGCGGTTACCTGGAGGCCGGCACGATCGACGGGTTTGTCCGCACGCTGCGGGCGCGGCCCGAGGGCAGCCCGAAGTTGCCGGTGTTCGTTTTCCATCCGGCCGGCGGGTCGACGGTGGTGTACGAGCCGCTGCTGGGCCGGTTGCCGGCGGACACACCGATGTACGGCTTCGAACGGGTCGAGGGGTCGATCGAAGAACGTGCGGCCGCCTATGTGCCGAAGCTGGTCGAGATGCAGGGCGACGGGCCCTACATTCTGGTCGGCTGGTCGCTGGGCGGGGTGTTGGCCTACGCGTGCGCGATCGGGTTGAAGCGGCTGGGCAAGGACGTCCGGTTCGTCGGATTGATCGACGCGGTGCGCGCCGGTGAGGAGATCCCGCAGACCAAGGAGGAGATCCGCAAGCGCTGGGACCGCTACGCGCGGTTCGCCGAGAAGACGTTCAACGTCACCATCCCGGAGATCCCGTACGAGCAGCTCGAGGAGCTCGACGACGAGGGACAGGTCCGGTTCGTGCTCGAGGCCGTCAGCCAGAGCGGGGTGCAGATCCCGGCCGGGATCATCGAACACCAGCGGACGTCGTACCTGGACAACCGGGCGATCGACACCGCCGAGATTCAGCCCTACGACGGGCACGTCACCCTCTACATGGCCGATCGCTACCATGACGACGCGATCATGTTCGAGCCCCGGTACGCCACCCGCAAACCGGACGGCGGCTGGGGCGAGTACGTCTCCGACCTCGAGGTCGTGCCGATCGGTGGCGAGCACATCCAGGCCATCGACGAGCCGATCATCGCCAAGGTGGGCGAACACATGAGCCGCGCGTTGGAGGACATCGAGGCTGAACAGAGGGCCGCAAGTGAGCACTAA
- the fadD32 gene encoding long-chain-fatty-acid--AMP ligase FadD32 has translation MAYHNPFIVNGKIRFPENTNLVRHVEKWARVRGDKLAYRFLDFSTERDGVARDILWSEFSARNRAVGARLQQVTQPGDRIAILCPQNLDYLISFFGALYSGRIAVPLFDPAEPGHVGRLHAVLDDCSPSTILTTTDSAEGVRKFIRNRSAKERPRVIAVDAVPTEVAATWQEPDASEGTTAYLQYTSGSTRIPSGVQITHLNLPTNVLQVLNALEGSEGDRGVSWLPFFHDMGLITVLLSSVLGHPFTFMTPAAFVRRPGRWIRELARKPGETGGTFSAAPNFAFEHAAMRGLPRDDEPPLDLSNVKGILNGSEPVSPASMRKFFDAFAPYGLKETAVKPSYGLAEATLFVSTTPMDEPPTVIHVDRDELNNQRFVEVAADAPNAVAQVSAGKVGVDEWAVIVDVDTASELPDGQIGEIWLHGNNLGVGYWGKQEETTETFRNILKSRIPESHAEGAPDDGLWVRTGDYGTYFKGHLYIAGRIKDLVIIDGRNHYPQDLEYTAQEATKALRVGYVAAFSVPANQLPQTVFDDPHAGLKFDAEDTSEQLVIVGERAAGAHKLDYQPIADDIRAAIAVGHGVTVRDVLLVSAGTIPRTSSGKIGRRACRAAYLDGSLRSGVGSPTVFATES, from the coding sequence ATGGCGTACCACAACCCGTTCATCGTGAACGGCAAGATCAGGTTCCCGGAGAACACCAACCTGGTCCGGCACGTCGAAAAATGGGCGAGGGTTCGCGGCGACAAGCTGGCCTACCGTTTCCTGGACTTCTCCACCGAACGCGACGGTGTCGCGCGCGACATACTGTGGTCCGAATTCAGCGCCCGCAACCGCGCCGTGGGAGCGCGCCTGCAGCAAGTCACCCAGCCCGGTGACCGTATCGCCATCCTGTGCCCGCAGAACCTGGATTACCTCATTTCCTTCTTCGGCGCGCTGTACTCCGGCCGGATCGCGGTGCCGTTGTTCGACCCGGCCGAGCCGGGTCACGTCGGCCGGCTGCACGCGGTGCTCGACGACTGCTCCCCGTCCACGATCCTGACCACCACCGACTCGGCCGAAGGTGTCCGCAAGTTCATCCGCAACCGCTCGGCCAAGGAACGGCCTCGTGTCATTGCCGTCGACGCGGTGCCCACCGAGGTCGCCGCTACCTGGCAAGAGCCGGACGCCAGCGAAGGCACCACCGCCTACCTGCAGTACACCTCCGGCTCGACCCGAATTCCGAGCGGCGTGCAGATCACCCATCTGAACCTGCCCACCAACGTGTTGCAGGTGCTCAATGCCCTGGAAGGCAGTGAAGGTGACCGCGGGGTCAGCTGGTTGCCGTTCTTCCATGACATGGGCCTGATCACGGTGCTGCTTTCGTCGGTGCTTGGGCACCCCTTCACCTTTATGACGCCCGCGGCGTTCGTCCGCCGGCCCGGCCGTTGGATCCGCGAACTGGCACGCAAGCCGGGGGAGACCGGCGGCACCTTCTCGGCCGCGCCGAACTTCGCCTTCGAACACGCCGCGATGCGTGGCCTGCCCCGCGACGACGAGCCCCCCCTGGACCTGAGCAACGTCAAGGGGATCCTCAACGGCAGCGAGCCGGTGTCGCCGGCGTCGATGCGCAAGTTCTTTGACGCGTTTGCCCCCTACGGTTTGAAGGAGACCGCGGTCAAGCCGTCGTACGGTCTGGCCGAGGCGACGCTGTTCGTCTCGACGACGCCGATGGACGAGCCTCCTACGGTCATCCACGTCGACCGCGACGAGCTGAACAACCAGCGCTTCGTCGAGGTGGCCGCCGACGCGCCGAACGCCGTCGCGCAGGTCTCCGCGGGCAAGGTCGGGGTCGACGAATGGGCGGTCATCGTCGACGTCGACACGGCCAGCGAGCTGCCCGACGGTCAGATCGGTGAGATCTGGTTGCACGGCAACAACCTGGGCGTCGGCTACTGGGGTAAGCAAGAGGAGACGACCGAGACGTTTCGGAACATCCTCAAGTCGCGGATCCCGGAGTCGCACGCCGAGGGAGCCCCTGACGACGGGCTGTGGGTGCGCACCGGCGACTACGGCACCTATTTCAAGGGGCATCTCTACATCGCGGGCCGGATCAAGGACCTCGTCATCATCGACGGCCGCAACCACTACCCTCAGGACCTCGAGTACACCGCGCAGGAGGCGACCAAGGCGTTGCGCGTCGGCTATGTGGCCGCGTTCTCGGTGCCCGCTAACCAATTGCCGCAGACGGTGTTCGACGACCCACATGCCGGTCTGAAGTTCGACGCCGAGGACACCTCCGAGCAGCTGGTGATCGTCGGGGAGCGCGCCGCCGGTGCGCACAAGCTCGACTACCAGCCCATCGCCGACGACATCCGGGCGGCCATCGCCGTGGGACACGGGGTGACCGTGCGCGACGTGCTGCTGGTATCCGCGGGCACGATTCCGCGCACCTCCAGCGGCAAGATCGGGCGCCGTGCCTGCCGTGCCGCCTACCTCGACGGCAGCCTGCGCAGTGGCGTGGGTTCCCCGACGGTCTTCGCGACGGAATCCTGA
- a CDS encoding esterase family protein: MRGLSALLRLLCVVALSIGLGGVTLTTGSAGEARAAGYETLMVPSGAMGRDIPVAFMSGGPHAVYLLDAFNAGPDVSNWVTAGNAMNTLAGKGISVVAPAGGAFSMYTNWEQDGSKQWDTFLSGELPDWLAANRGLAPGGHAAVGASQGGYGAMALAAFHPDRFGFAGSLSGFLYPSNTTTNGSILAGLQQFGGVDGNGMWGAPQLGRWKWHDPYVHAALLAQNNTRVWVWSPTNMGASDPAAMIGQAGEAMGNSRMFYQQYRSVGGHNGHFDFPGGGDNGWGSWSAQLGAMSGDIVGAIR; encoded by the coding sequence ATGAGGGGCTTGTCGGCGCTGCTGCGGTTGCTCTGTGTTGTCGCGCTGTCGATCGGGTTGGGCGGTGTCACGCTGACGACGGGATCCGCGGGCGAGGCCCGGGCCGCGGGCTACGAGACCCTGATGGTGCCGTCGGGCGCGATGGGCCGTGACATCCCGGTGGCCTTCATGTCCGGCGGCCCGCACGCGGTGTACCTGCTGGACGCCTTCAACGCCGGCCCGGACGTCAGCAACTGGGTCACCGCGGGCAATGCGATGAACACGCTTGCCGGCAAGGGGATCTCGGTGGTAGCGCCGGCGGGTGGCGCGTTCAGCATGTACACCAATTGGGAGCAGGACGGCAGTAAGCAGTGGGACACCTTCCTGTCGGGCGAGCTGCCCGATTGGCTGGCAGCCAATCGGGGCCTGGCGCCCGGGGGCCATGCCGCCGTCGGCGCTTCGCAGGGTGGCTATGGGGCGATGGCTCTGGCCGCCTTCCACCCCGACCGGTTCGGCTTCGCCGGCTCGTTATCCGGGTTTTTGTACCCGTCCAACACCACCACCAACGGTTCGATCCTCGCTGGCCTGCAGCAGTTCGGCGGCGTGGACGGCAACGGAATGTGGGGGGCCCCACAGTTGGGCCGGTGGAAGTGGCACGACCCGTACGTGCACGCCGCGTTGCTGGCGCAGAACAACACCCGGGTTTGGGTCTGGAGTCCGACCAATATGGGGGCAAGTGATCCCGCCGCCATGATCGGCCAGGCCGGGGAGGCGATGGGCAACAGCCGGATGTTCTACCAGCAGTACCGAAGCGTCGGCGGGCACAACGGGCACTTCGACTTCCCGGGCGGCGGTGACAACGGTTGGGGCTCGTGGTCAGCGCAGCTGGGTGCCATGTCGGGCGACATCGTCGGCGCCATTCGCTAG
- the ag85A gene encoding diacylglycerol acyltransferase/mycolyltransferase Ag85A, whose translation MKLVDRVRGAVTGMPRRLVIGIAGAALLSGLIGVVGGSATAGAFSRPGLPVEYLQVPSPSMGRDIKVQFQSGGPNSPAIYLLDGLRAQDDFNGWDINTPAFEWYYQSGLSVIMPVGGQSSFYTDWYQPACGKAGCQTYKWETFLTSELPQWLQSNRQVKPTGSAAIGLSMAASSALTLAIYHPAQFVYAGAMSGLLDPSQAMGPSLIGLAMGDAGGFKASDMWGPKDDPAWQRNDPLLNVGKLIANNTRLWVYCGNGKPSDLGGNNLPAKFLEGFVRTSNIKFQDAYNAGGGHNASFNFPDSGTHSWEYWGAQLQAMKPDLQQTLGATPNNGGNGTNHQGT comes from the coding sequence ATGAAGCTTGTTGACAGAGTTCGCGGTGCCGTGACGGGCATGCCGCGCCGACTCGTGATAGGGATCGCCGGTGCGGCCCTCCTGTCGGGTCTGATCGGCGTCGTCGGGGGCTCGGCGACCGCCGGCGCGTTCTCCCGGCCGGGCCTGCCGGTGGAGTACCTGCAGGTGCCGTCGCCGTCAATGGGCCGCGACATCAAGGTCCAGTTCCAAAGCGGCGGCCCCAACTCGCCGGCGATCTACCTGCTCGACGGCCTGCGCGCGCAGGACGACTTCAACGGCTGGGACATCAACACCCCCGCGTTCGAGTGGTACTACCAGTCGGGCCTGTCGGTGATCATGCCGGTCGGTGGGCAGTCCAGCTTCTACACCGACTGGTACCAGCCCGCCTGCGGCAAGGCCGGCTGCCAGACCTACAAGTGGGAGACGTTCCTGACCAGCGAGCTGCCGCAGTGGCTGCAGAGCAATCGTCAGGTCAAGCCCACGGGCAGTGCCGCGATCGGCCTTTCGATGGCCGCCTCCTCGGCGCTCACGTTGGCGATCTACCACCCGGCGCAGTTCGTCTACGCGGGCGCGATGTCGGGTCTGCTCGACCCCTCCCAGGCGATGGGTCCCTCGCTGATCGGCCTCGCGATGGGTGACGCCGGCGGCTTCAAGGCCTCCGACATGTGGGGCCCGAAGGACGACCCGGCGTGGCAGCGAAACGACCCGTTGCTGAACGTCGGCAAGTTGATCGCGAACAACACCCGCCTCTGGGTCTACTGCGGCAACGGCAAGCCGTCGGATCTGGGGGGCAACAACCTGCCCGCCAAGTTCCTCGAGGGCTTCGTGCGGACCAGCAACATCAAGTTCCAGGACGCCTACAACGCCGGCGGTGGCCACAATGCCAGCTTCAACTTCCCGGACAGCGGCACCCACAGCTGGGAGTACTGGGGTGCGCAGCTGCAGGCCATGAAGCCCGATCTGCAGCAGACGCTGGGCGCCACACCCAACAACGGCGGTAACGGCACCAACCACCAGGGCACCTAA
- the culp6 gene encoding carboxylesterase Culp6, with amino-acid sequence MANNARRKRHRILAWIAACTMAAVVALVIVAVVIMLRSPKYPPTAVPPGVLPPGSTTTHPHKPRPAFQDASCPDVELVAVPGTWESSPQDNPLAPTANPKALLLNVTGPIAQQFAPARVQTYTVAYTAQFHNPMSADGQMSYNDSRAEGTRAMVAALTDMTNKCPLTSYVLIGFSQGAVIAGDVASDIGNGRGPVDDDLVLGVTLIADGRREQGVGNVIGPDPEGEGAEITLAEVPVLSGLGLTMTGPRPGGFGALNGTTNEICAPGDLICAAPKEAFSPANLPTTLSTLAGGAGQPVHAMYATPDFWNLDGVPATVWTLNWAHGLIDRAPHPKHG; translated from the coding sequence ATGGCCAACAACGCCCGGCGTAAACGTCACCGAATCCTCGCCTGGATCGCAGCCTGCACGATGGCCGCAGTGGTGGCGCTGGTCATCGTGGCCGTGGTGATCATGCTGCGCAGCCCTAAATACCCGCCCACCGCGGTGCCGCCCGGCGTCTTGCCCCCGGGTTCGACCACAACCCACCCGCACAAGCCCCGACCCGCGTTTCAGGACGCCTCCTGCCCCGACGTCGAGTTGGTGGCCGTTCCCGGTACCTGGGAATCGTCCCCGCAGGACAACCCGCTCGCCCCGACGGCGAACCCGAAGGCGTTGCTGCTCAACGTGACTGGGCCGATCGCCCAGCAGTTTGCCCCCGCGCGGGTGCAGACGTACACGGTTGCCTACACCGCGCAGTTCCACAATCCGATGAGCGCCGACGGTCAAATGTCCTACAACGACAGCCGGGCGGAGGGCACCCGCGCGATGGTGGCCGCGCTGACGGACATGACCAACAAGTGCCCGTTGACCAGCTACGTGCTGATCGGTTTTTCGCAGGGTGCGGTGATCGCCGGCGACGTCGCCAGCGATATCGGCAACGGCCGCGGACCGGTCGACGACGACCTGGTACTGGGCGTGACTCTGATCGCCGATGGCCGCCGTGAGCAGGGGGTGGGCAACGTGATCGGGCCGGACCCGGAGGGCGAGGGCGCCGAGATCACCCTCGCTGAGGTGCCGGTGCTGTCGGGCCTCGGCCTGACCATGACCGGCCCGCGGCCGGGCGGTTTCGGCGCGCTCAACGGCACGACCAACGAGATCTGCGCCCCCGGCGATCTGATTTGTGCCGCTCCCAAGGAGGCGTTCAGTCCGGCCAACCTGCCGACCACGCTGAGCACACTCGCCGGTGGCGCCGGGCAGCCGGTCCACGCGATGTATGCCACACCGGATTTCTGGAACCTGGACGGGGTGCCGGCGACGGTGTGGACGCTGAACTGGGCCCACGGGCTGATTGACCGCGCGCCACACCCCAAGCATGGGTGA